The following proteins come from a genomic window of Deltaproteobacteria bacterium:
- a CDS encoding LLM class flavin-dependent oxidoreductase, producing the protein MKFGVFLPNGSNGYIMSKAIPPYLPTWELNKAVTIEAERQGLDFVLSMMKFRGFGGETGYWDACMESFSLMSALASVTNRIGLIPTVTILALHPAYVARMMSTLDDISDGRAALNIVSGWNKPEYEQMGLWRGDEYYLQRYEYALDYVQILRALWKDGRVTHQSRFFDLADCSCLPTPAHEIPIVSAGQSSAGRKFVAQIGGYSFAMAAPERVRGLAADLHQQATQYKTRVGTFALLHLVADETDDLAWQKAKTIAAQGDVAAIQNMVKSATLDSVKDGTTEQLRESASADAGLLAGDIEVANMAFMGFPALVGSYEAVARKIDAIATDPNIEGLLFSWPEWVSGIRTFGERIIPLLECRRGWDSETMGGLRGTGKTGIKGG; encoded by the coding sequence ATGAAATTCGGAGTCTTCTTACCCAACGGCAGTAACGGTTACATCATGAGTAAAGCTATCCCTCCGTACTTGCCGACCTGGGAACTCAATAAAGCCGTTACTATTGAAGCTGAACGTCAAGGTCTTGATTTTGTCTTGTCAATGATGAAGTTTCGCGGCTTCGGTGGTGAGACCGGCTATTGGGACGCATGCATGGAGTCGTTCTCGCTGATGTCAGCTTTGGCGAGTGTCACAAATAGGATTGGTTTGATTCCCACTGTTACAATTCTTGCCCTGCATCCGGCCTATGTGGCGCGCATGATGTCGACGTTAGATGACATTAGTGATGGACGCGCGGCGTTGAACATTGTCTCGGGGTGGAACAAGCCTGAATACGAACAGATGGGATTGTGGCGCGGCGATGAGTATTACCTGCAACGTTATGAGTATGCGCTCGATTATGTGCAGATCCTTCGTGCCTTGTGGAAAGATGGACGAGTGACGCATCAGAGCCGCTTCTTCGATCTCGCTGATTGCAGCTGTCTGCCGACCCCAGCCCATGAGATTCCAATTGTATCAGCAGGCCAATCGAGCGCTGGGCGCAAGTTTGTTGCACAGATTGGTGGTTATAGCTTTGCGATGGCGGCGCCAGAACGAGTACGGGGCCTTGCTGCAGATTTGCACCAACAGGCGACACAATACAAAACGCGCGTTGGGACGTTTGCCCTGTTGCATTTGGTCGCTGACGAAACTGATGATCTTGCGTGGCAGAAGGCCAAGACGATTGCTGCGCAAGGCGATGTGGCAGCGATTCAGAACATGGTGAAGTCAGCAACACTCGACTCAGTGAAAGACGGTACGACTGAACAACTGCGTGAATCTGCATCGGCCGATGCAGGGTTGCTCGCTGGTGATATTGAAGTGGCGAACATGGCGTTTATGGGTTTCCCCGCGCTGGTTGGTTCCTACGAGGCTGTGGCGCGTAAGATTGATGCGATTGCCACTGACCCGAACATCGAAGGTTTACTGTTCAGCTGGCCAGAGTGGGTTTCGGGCATTCGCACTTTTGGTGAACGCATTATTCCATTGCTGGAATGTCGACGTGGATGGGACAGCGAAACGATGGGCGGGCTGCGGGGGACAGGAAAAACAGGGATAAAAGGAGGATAA
- a CDS encoding glutathione S-transferase family protein: MIDLHYWPTPNGKKVTILLEECGMPYNVVQCNIGRGDQFTDEFLKICPNNRMPALVDHKPLGGGAPITIFESAAIMMYIAEKAGKFYPQDVRSRYDVNQWVIWQMANQGPKSGECGHFRRLGESQGDQSYAVRRFTDEVNRIFGVLNNQLYRNRYLIGDTYTIADMICYPWAVLWKAQGQDIEEFKYTKRWLDELSERPAVQKGMAVGNEWQMDMTKLPKEEQERLRKLLYNQRARPVPA, from the coding sequence ATGATCGATCTACACTATTGGCCTACACCGAATGGGAAGAAAGTGACGATCTTATTAGAAGAGTGTGGGATGCCGTACAACGTGGTGCAATGCAACATTGGTCGCGGAGATCAGTTCACCGACGAATTCTTGAAGATTTGCCCGAATAATCGCATGCCTGCGCTGGTTGACCATAAACCCCTAGGAGGTGGTGCCCCGATCACCATCTTTGAGTCTGCCGCGATCATGATGTACATCGCCGAAAAAGCGGGCAAGTTTTATCCACAGGATGTCCGCAGTCGCTACGATGTCAATCAATGGGTGATATGGCAGATGGCCAACCAGGGACCAAAAAGCGGTGAATGTGGCCATTTTCGCCGTCTGGGAGAGAGCCAAGGTGACCAATCCTATGCCGTGCGACGGTTTACTGATGAAGTGAACCGCATCTTTGGGGTGCTTAACAATCAGTTATACAGGAATCGCTATCTCATTGGTGACACCTACACCATAGCTGATATGATTTGCTACCCCTGGGCAGTGCTATGGAAAGCACAGGGACAGGATATTGAGGAGTTCAAGTACACCAAGCGCTGGCTTGATGAACTGTCCGAACGTCCTGCGGTACAAAAAGGTATGGCCGTCGGCAACGAATGGCAAATGGACATGACTAAACTTCCTAAGGAAGAGCAGGAGCGCCTGCGCAAGTTGCTGTACAATCAGCGAGCAAGGCCAGTGCCGGCGTAA
- a CDS encoding LLM class flavin-dependent oxidoreductase, with protein MKAMYFFLPTLPATIEERRSQRPIAMQPERWQRMIDEVVQVSQLAEEVGFDAVCFPEHHLHSEGIEIGSLPVLTQHVIHNTKRIKVGPIGYVLPGWNPLRLALEIAWLDQLTKGRTFVGFARGYQTRWLNQMAQLIHVGATASDKSEGDRVNREAFEEVYRFLKLAWGDEPFRFKGKYYEYPYPQEGTPWAAHEWTREYGFPGEVDDQGRIQKINVVPKPYQRPHPPLFQAFSISEETVRWCAREGITPTILISQPPQVRKLVEAYHEEATKAGRTVKLGESVGVLRAMYFAENKEKARALAEQGICGVAFRKFFYHFGFFEAWREPADEAKWPSGKMMLPPEECSIQRMERADFTYLGSVDDVRRSMDAMVENVHPEWLVWQGDQGFLPLDEVKRQVETFGKHVLPRYR; from the coding sequence ATGAAAGCAATGTACTTTTTCCTGCCAACCCTCCCTGCAACCATCGAAGAGCGCCGCTCGCAGCGTCCAATTGCGATGCAGCCTGAACGTTGGCAGCGGATGATCGATGAAGTGGTTCAAGTCAGCCAGCTGGCTGAGGAGGTCGGTTTTGATGCCGTCTGTTTCCCTGAGCATCATCTACATAGTGAAGGGATTGAGATTGGCAGTTTGCCAGTGCTTACTCAGCACGTCATTCATAACACCAAACGTATCAAGGTCGGCCCCATTGGTTATGTGCTGCCGGGCTGGAATCCGCTGCGACTTGCATTGGAAATTGCCTGGCTTGATCAACTGACCAAAGGCCGAACATTCGTTGGTTTCGCCCGTGGCTATCAAACCCGCTGGCTCAATCAGATGGCGCAGCTCATTCATGTAGGTGCCACTGCCAGTGACAAAAGCGAAGGCGACCGGGTGAATCGCGAGGCATTTGAGGAAGTTTACCGCTTCTTGAAACTCGCGTGGGGTGATGAGCCGTTTCGTTTCAAAGGCAAGTATTACGAATATCCGTATCCCCAAGAAGGTACGCCGTGGGCTGCGCATGAGTGGACTCGCGAGTATGGATTCCCCGGTGAAGTCGATGATCAGGGGCGTATCCAAAAGATCAATGTCGTGCCGAAGCCGTATCAACGGCCCCATCCGCCATTGTTCCAAGCCTTCTCTATTAGTGAGGAAACCGTGCGTTGGTGTGCACGTGAAGGGATTACGCCGACGATCTTGATTTCGCAACCGCCGCAAGTGCGCAAGTTAGTCGAAGCGTATCACGAAGAAGCAACCAAAGCCGGACGTACCGTCAAGCTCGGCGAAAGCGTCGGCGTGTTGCGGGCGATGTATTTTGCTGAGAATAAAGAAAAGGCACGGGCGCTAGCAGAACAAGGTATTTGTGGTGTCGCGTTCCGCAAGTTCTTCTATCATTTTGGCTTCTTTGAAGCATGGCGTGAGCCTGCGGATGAAGCAAAGTGGCCGAGCGGAAAAATGATGTTGCCGCCAGAAGAGTGCAGCATTCAACGCATGGAACGTGCTGACTTCACCTACCTTGGGAGTGTTGACGATGTGCGCCGCAGCATGGATGCGATGGTGGAAAACGTGCACCCTGAGTGGCTCGTCTGGCAAGGTGACCAAGGCTTTCTGCCACTCGACGAAGTGAAGCGACAAGTGGAGACTTTCGGAAAACATGTGTTGCCGCGGTATAGATAA
- a CDS encoding amidohydrolase family protein: MGNNKGGLMQYDLIIRNGTVIDGSGMPRFRADVGITQGKIAKIGKIRESAKEVIDADGHVVTPGFVDGHTHMDAQVFWDPLGTCSCWHGITSVVMGNCGFSLAPCSEKDKLLVMRNLERAEDISPEAMEAGIKWSWTTYPEYLDAVDRLPKGINYSAYIGHSALRTYVMGQRAFTDAATPDDLAAMKREVENSIRAGAMGFTTSRTRNHQTPDGQPVASRLATWDEVRQLVGVMGDLGAGIFEIAGEDTDINPELREDYLGRLKALAVDTGVPITFGVFHRRMAPDLWRQYLATIDDTVASGGRMFAQVHSRSINVVLSFQSTTPFDKLPVWRDIRKLPLAEQEAKLRDPDVRRQLIAAAYETPQDSKMRVGTEPRKANFKWLFVMEKATPPFRSLAEIAAEQNKDPVELFIDLSLEKGMKQFFIQPLVNENEEYALEMMKHPRAVVTFSDSGAHVSQIMDSSLQTHLLSYWVRQKQALTLEEAVRMLSFVPASQWGLSGRGLLREGWNADVIVFNPDTVAPMMPELVFDLPAGARRLKQKAAGFLATVVNGQVVLRNNEHTGALPGKLLRGPLARGM; encoded by the coding sequence ATGGGGAATAATAAAGGAGGGCTCATGCAATACGATCTTATTATTCGTAACGGGACAGTGATCGACGGGTCAGGGATGCCGCGTTTTCGCGCGGACGTGGGCATTACCCAAGGCAAGATCGCCAAGATCGGTAAAATTCGTGAATCAGCGAAAGAAGTGATTGACGCCGACGGCCATGTGGTGACGCCGGGTTTTGTTGACGGTCACACCCACATGGATGCGCAGGTGTTTTGGGATCCATTGGGCACCTGCTCCTGCTGGCATGGTATTACCAGCGTGGTGATGGGGAACTGTGGCTTCTCGCTGGCGCCATGTAGTGAAAAAGACAAACTGCTAGTGATGCGTAACCTCGAACGGGCGGAAGATATTTCCCCTGAAGCGATGGAAGCCGGCATCAAATGGAGCTGGACGACCTATCCAGAATACCTCGATGCAGTGGACCGCTTACCGAAAGGCATTAACTACTCGGCCTACATTGGACACTCAGCCCTGCGTACCTACGTTATGGGGCAGCGGGCATTTACCGATGCGGCGACACCTGACGACCTCGCAGCGATGAAGCGCGAGGTTGAGAACTCTATTCGCGCTGGAGCGATGGGTTTCACGACCTCGCGTACCCGTAACCATCAGACACCAGATGGACAGCCGGTGGCGAGTCGCTTGGCGACCTGGGATGAAGTACGGCAGTTAGTCGGTGTGATGGGAGATCTCGGCGCTGGGATCTTTGAAATCGCTGGAGAAGATACCGACATTAACCCAGAGCTACGAGAAGATTATCTTGGTCGCTTGAAAGCCCTGGCTGTAGACACTGGTGTACCTATCACCTTTGGTGTCTTTCATCGTCGCATGGCGCCAGACCTGTGGCGGCAATATCTGGCAACGATTGATGATACTGTTGCTTCCGGTGGTCGCATGTTTGCCCAGGTGCATAGCCGCTCGATCAACGTGGTGCTGTCATTCCAGAGCACGACGCCATTCGACAAACTACCGGTGTGGCGTGACATTCGCAAACTGCCATTGGCTGAACAAGAAGCCAAACTGCGTGATCCTGATGTCCGTCGGCAATTGATCGCAGCCGCGTATGAAACTCCACAGGACTCAAAAATGCGGGTGGGGACCGAGCCGCGCAAAGCCAATTTCAAATGGTTGTTCGTGATGGAAAAGGCGACGCCTCCGTTTCGCTCGCTGGCCGAGATTGCTGCCGAGCAGAACAAAGATCCAGTGGAACTGTTTATCGATTTGTCACTGGAAAAAGGGATGAAGCAGTTCTTCATTCAACCACTGGTCAATGAGAATGAAGAGTATGCGTTAGAAATGATGAAGCACCCGCGTGCGGTGGTAACCTTCTCTGACTCTGGCGCGCATGTGTCACAGATCATGGACTCGTCGTTGCAGACGCACTTGCTGAGCTATTGGGTGCGACAGAAACAAGCCCTGACTTTAGAAGAAGCAGTGCGTATGCTCAGCTTCGTTCCGGCGTCGCAGTGGGGATTGAGTGGTCGCGGGTTGTTACGCGAAGGCTGGAATGCTGACGTGATCGTATTCAATCCAGACACCGTGGCACCGATGATGCCAGAGTTGGTTTTTGATCTGCCTGCAGGCGCACGTCGTCTCAAACAGAAGGCGGCGGGTTTCTTGGCGACCGTGGTCAACGGCCAGGTCGTGTTGCGCAACAACGAACACACTGGTGCACTACCAGGGAAGTTACTGCGCGGACCGTTGGCGAGGGGAATGTAA
- a CDS encoding LLM class flavin-dependent oxidoreductase yields MKVGMTLQLTSFNNKPDSETYRDELAIADMAEGLNFDSVWTLDHHFTGYVMSPDPCSLLMYVAGRTKRIQLGTAVIVLPWHDPVEVAEKIALLDTVSGGRTIFGFGRGAASIEYAGFRIPMEEARERFVESAMIIRKGLTQESFSFDGKYYKVPEIQIRPRAISHPEKRFYASTISPESAEIMAKMGFGVLIVAQRSWEDTATDYRRYCDAAQANGHTPRPPIGLFNVLVADDAHEAEDLGATHLGAMFDSIDRHYKFSDGHLSGVKGYEFYAKLAKTYTKLSVDEQAKVKAIEFYRSLHAAGTPAQVLEKFRYIHHTVPLEHAIGTFAFGGLPYAKLERSFKLFAEKVLPVLQNDPAFKLPKEQARYAEMHAQA; encoded by the coding sequence ATGAAAGTAGGAATGACCTTACAACTTACCAGCTTTAACAATAAACCAGACTCAGAAACCTATCGGGATGAACTGGCAATTGCAGATATGGCGGAAGGGCTGAACTTCGATTCCGTCTGGACTCTCGACCATCACTTTACTGGGTATGTGATGTCACCTGACCCTTGCTCATTGCTCATGTATGTGGCTGGTCGCACGAAACGCATCCAGCTTGGCACTGCGGTGATCGTGCTGCCGTGGCATGACCCCGTTGAGGTGGCAGAGAAAATCGCCCTGTTAGATACCGTCTCAGGAGGACGGACGATTTTCGGTTTTGGTCGTGGTGCGGCATCGATTGAATACGCCGGATTCCGTATTCCGATGGAAGAAGCGCGTGAACGCTTTGTCGAAAGCGCAATGATTATTCGTAAGGGACTGACGCAAGAAAGTTTCTCGTTCGATGGCAAATACTACAAGGTCCCAGAGATTCAGATTCGTCCACGAGCGATCTCGCATCCTGAGAAGCGCTTCTATGCGTCAACGATCAGTCCGGAGTCAGCAGAAATCATGGCCAAGATGGGCTTCGGCGTGTTGATCGTTGCCCAGCGCAGTTGGGAAGACACAGCGACTGATTATCGCCGCTATTGCGATGCTGCACAAGCGAATGGGCATACCCCACGGCCACCGATCGGACTCTTTAACGTGCTTGTGGCAGATGATGCGCACGAAGCTGAGGATCTCGGAGCAACGCATTTAGGAGCGATGTTCGATTCCATCGACCGACATTACAAATTTTCCGATGGTCATTTATCTGGCGTGAAAGGATACGAATTCTACGCCAAGCTCGCCAAGACCTACACCAAGCTCAGTGTCGATGAGCAAGCGAAAGTCAAAGCCATTGAGTTTTATCGCAGCTTACACGCGGCTGGAACTCCGGCGCAGGTTTTAGAAAAATTCCGCTACATTCATCACACCGTGCCACTCGAACACGCCATTGGTACATTTGCTTTCGGGGGTCTGCCGTATGCGAAATTAGAACGCAGCTTCAAGTTGTTTGCTGAAAAGGTGCTGCCGGTGCTACAGAATGATCCGGCGTTCAAACTGCCTAAGGAACAAGCGCGGTACGCTGAGATGCACGCGCAGGCATAA
- a CDS encoding cupin domain-containing protein, with amino-acid sequence MSETKPNWREHGVRIVHSDQLDLNTPQTPGMTRAAAITHATAGTKKLWAGTVKIEPNVKTGAHHHGELESMIYVVSGKARMRWGEKLEFYAEAGPGDFIYVPPYVPHQEINASPEQPLSCVLVRSDQEPVVINLDIPVVEEPVEVTGRDAFHQKPN; translated from the coding sequence ATGAGCGAAACAAAACCCAACTGGCGCGAGCATGGCGTTCGTATTGTCCATAGCGATCAACTCGATCTTAACACCCCGCAAACCCCAGGCATGACGCGGGCGGCAGCGATTACCCATGCAACTGCTGGTACCAAGAAGCTATGGGCAGGCACGGTCAAAATTGAACCGAATGTGAAGACCGGAGCACATCATCACGGCGAGTTAGAGAGTATGATTTATGTCGTCAGTGGCAAAGCTCGTATGCGCTGGGGCGAGAAATTGGAATTCTATGCCGAAGCTGGGCCTGGAGATTTCATTTATGTCCCACCCTACGTGCCACATCAAGAGATTAACGCCAGCCCAGAGCAACCGCTGTCGTGCGTGTTAGTGCGCAGTGACCAGGAGCCGGTTGTGATTAATCTTGATATTCCTGTGGTTGAAGAACCGGTGGAAGTGACAGGGAGAGATGCGTTTCACCAGAAGCCAAATTAA
- a CDS encoding DUF433 domain-containing protein: MDHTDFTYTAPLEYGTDGTIRIHGSRVTLDSIIHAFQQGATAEQIQDSFPSVNLQAVYGAIAYYLEQREKIDAYLRVQEQAAHSLRQDVESRPEVSTFRERIRARRTQKQSH, encoded by the coding sequence ATGGATCATACAGATTTCACATACACGGCCCCTTTGGAGTACGGAACGGATGGAACCATTCGCATACATGGTTCTCGCGTCACGTTGGATTCTATCATTCATGCCTTCCAACAAGGGGCAACAGCAGAACAAATTCAGGATAGTTTCCCGTCTGTCAACTTGCAGGCTGTCTATGGTGCAATTGCGTACTATTTGGAGCAACGAGAGAAGATAGATGCATACCTCAGAGTGCAAGAGCAAGCAGCACACTCGCTCAGGCAAGACGTGGAAAGTCGCCCAGAGGTTTCCACTTTTCGTGAGCGAATTCGCGCGCGCAGGACGCAGAAGCAGTCACACTGA